In Bubalus bubalis isolate 160015118507 breed Murrah chromosome 3, NDDB_SH_1, whole genome shotgun sequence, a genomic segment contains:
- the LHX1 gene encoding LIM/homeobox protein Lhx1: protein MVHCAGCKRPILDRFLLNVLDRAWHVKCVQCCECKCNLTEKCFSREGKLYCKNDFFRCFGTKCAGCAQGISPSDLVRRARSKVFHLNCFTCMMCNKQLSTGEELYIIDENKFVCKEDYLSNSSVAKENSLHSATTGSDPSLSPDSQDPSQDDAKDSESANVSDKEGGSNENDDQNLGAKRRGPRTTIKAKQLETLKAAFAATPKPTRHIREQLAQETGLNMRVIQVWFQNRRSKERRMKQLSALGARRHAFFRSPRRMRPLVDRLEPGELLPNGPFSFYGDYQSEYYGPGGNYDFFPQGPPSSQAQTPVELPFVPSSGPSGTPLGGLEHPLPGHHPSSEAQRFTDILAHPPGDSPSPEPSLPGPLHSMSAEVFGPSPPFSSLSVNGGASYGNHLSHPPEMNEAAVW, encoded by the exons ATGGTGCACTGTGCCGGCTGCAAAAGGCCCATCCTGGACCGCTTCCTCTTGAACGTGCTGGACAGGGCCTGGCACGTCAAGTGCGTCCAGTGCTGTGAATGTAAATGCAACCTGACCGAGAAGTGCTTCTCCCGGGAAGGCAAGCTCTACTGCAAAAACGACTTCTTCCG gtGTTTCGGTACCAAGTGTGCTGGCTGCGCGCAGGGCATCTCCCCTAGCGACCTGGTGCGAAGAGCGCGGAGCAAAGTGTTTCACCTGAACTGCTTCACCTGCATGATGTGTAACAAGCAGCTATCCACCGGCGAGGAGCTCTACATCATCGATGAGAACAAGTTTGTCTGCAAAGAGGATTACCTAAGCAACAGCAGTGTCGCCAAAGAGAACAGCCTCCACTCGG ccaCCACGGGCAGTGACCCCAGTTTGTCTCCGGACTCCCAAGACCCGTCGCAGGACGACGCCAAGGACTCGGAGAGCGCCAACGTGTCGGACAAGGAAGGGGGCAGCAATGAGAACGACGACCAGAACCTGGGGGCCAAGCGGAGAGGGCCTCGCACCACCATCAAGGCCAAGCAGCTGGAGACACTGAAGGCCGCCTTCGCCGCCACACCCAAGCCCACGCGCCACATCCGCGAGCAGCTGGCTCAGGAGACCGGCCTCAACATGCGTGTCATCCAG GTCTGGTTCCAGAACCGACGCTCCAAGGAACGGAGGATGAAGCAGCTGAGCGCGCTGGGCGCCCGGCGCCACGCCTTCTTCCGCAGTCCGCGCCGGATGCGGCCGCTCGTGGATCGCCTGGAGCCTGGCGAGCTCCTTCCCAACGGGCCCTTCTCCTTCTACGGAG ATTACCAGAGCGAGTACTACGGGCCCGGAGGCAACTACGACTTCTTTCCGCAAGGCCCCCCGTCCTCGCAGGCTCAGACGCCTGTGGAACTGCCCTTCGTGCCGTCGTCCGGGCCTTCCGGGACACCCCTGGGTGGCCTGGAGCACCCGCTGCCCGGCCACCACCCGTCGAGTGAGGCGCAGCGGTTCACCGACATCCTGGCGCATCCTCCCGGGGACTCGCCCAGCCCCGAGCCCAGCCTGCCCGGGCCTCTCCACTCCATGTCGGCCGAGGTCTTCGGGCCCAGCCCACCCTTCTCGTCGCTGTCGGTCAACGGCGGGGCGAGTTATGGGAACCACCTGTCTCACCCCCCAGAAATGAACGAGGCGGCCGTGTGGTAG